In Clostridium sp. DL-VIII, the following proteins share a genomic window:
- the radC gene encoding DNA repair protein RadC — protein MKNNLKIKDMPQDERPKEKLLACGAESLSNSELLAIILRTGTKGENVLQLSGRLLSELEGLDGILSASFNDIINIRGIKEGKASQLLAIAELFKRFKTLKSMRRDVKITTPKDLADLLMGEMNELNQEILKVILLSTKNTIIGVKDIFKGSLNTSVVHPREIYKEAINKNSASIIICHNHPSGDPTPSKEDINITLRVKECGNIIGIQLIDHIIIGNNKFISLKERGLI, from the coding sequence ATGAAAAATAACCTTAAAATTAAGGATATGCCACAAGATGAAAGACCTAAAGAAAAATTATTAGCTTGCGGAGCAGAGAGCTTGAGTAATTCGGAGTTACTAGCTATTATACTTAGGACAGGAACTAAAGGAGAAAATGTACTTCAGCTTAGTGGGAGACTTTTGTCAGAATTAGAAGGATTAGATGGTATTTTAAGTGCAAGTTTTAATGATATAATAAACATAAGAGGCATAAAAGAGGGAAAGGCTTCTCAACTTTTAGCAATTGCTGAACTTTTTAAAAGATTTAAAACATTAAAATCAATGAGAAGAGATGTTAAAATAACTACGCCTAAAGATTTGGCAGATCTTCTAATGGGAGAAATGAATGAGCTAAATCAGGAAATTCTAAAGGTTATATTGTTAAGTACAAAGAATACAATTATTGGAGTTAAAGATATTTTTAAAGGTAGTTTAAACACTTCGGTTGTTCATCCAAGGGAGATATATAAGGAAGCAATAAATAAAAACAGTGCTTCTATAATTATATGTCATAATCATCCCTCAGGCGATCCAACGCCTAGTAAGGAAGATATAAATATTACATTAAGAGTTAAAGAATGTGGAAATATTATAGGAATCCAATTAATAGACCACATTATAATAGGAAATAATAAGTTTATTAGCCTTAAAGAAAGAGGACTAATATAA
- the minD gene encoding septum site-determining protein MinD, giving the protein MGVSIVVTSGKGGVGKTTTTANIGTALASLGKKVVVIDGDTGLRNLDVLLGLENRIVYTIIDVIEGRCRLKQGLIKDKRFQNLCLLPTAQTKDKDDISPQEMLKIVNELKEEFDYVLIDSPAGIEQGFENAVIGAEKAIIVVNPEITSVRDADRVIGKLDAKGLDDHSVIINRLNYEMTKNGDMLDVSDIIETLSIELLGVVPDDKNITISTNKGEPIVLDENAFAGQAFKNIARRIMGEEVPLMNLHIEEHQGFLGSLKKLFKRN; this is encoded by the coding sequence ATGGGAGTATCTATAGTGGTAACATCAGGTAAAGGTGGTGTTGGTAAAACTACAACTACAGCTAATATAGGAACTGCGTTAGCATCACTAGGTAAAAAAGTAGTTGTTATTGATGGTGATACAGGGCTTAGAAATTTAGATGTATTACTGGGTTTAGAAAATAGAATAGTATATACAATAATTGATGTAATAGAAGGAAGATGTAGATTAAAGCAAGGCCTTATAAAAGATAAAAGATTTCAAAATTTATGTCTTTTACCAACAGCTCAGACAAAAGATAAGGATGATATAAGTCCGCAGGAAATGCTTAAAATAGTAAATGAGCTAAAGGAAGAATTTGATTATGTACTAATAGATTCACCAGCAGGTATTGAGCAGGGATTTGAAAATGCAGTAATTGGTGCGGAAAAGGCGATTATAGTTGTAAATCCTGAAATAACATCCGTTAGGGATGCAGATAGAGTTATTGGTAAGCTCGATGCGAAGGGATTAGATGATCACTCAGTAATTATAAATAGATTAAATTATGAAATGACAAAGAATGGCGATATGCTTGATGTATCTGATATAATAGAAACTCTTTCAATAGAGTTATTAGGGGTAGTACCAGATGATAAGAATATAACTATTTCAACTAATAAAGGTGAACCAATTGTATTAGATGAAAATGCATTTGCGGGACAAGCATTTAAAAATATTGCAAGAAGGATTATGGGAGAAGAAGTTCCGCTTATGAATTTACATATTGAAGAACATCAGGGCTTTTTAGGCTCCTTAAAGAAGCTATTTAAGCGCAATTAG
- the minE gene encoding cell division topological specificity factor MinE yields MGFFKNLNNKPTPKEVAKDRLKLILIHDRGEIAPEIIDKIREEILEVISKYIDIQVDDVEISVNKSGDEEGENTSALIASIPIKNVRGR; encoded by the coding sequence ATGGGTTTTTTTAAGAATTTAAACAATAAACCAACACCTAAAGAGGTTGCAAAAGATAGATTAAAGTTAATTCTTATACATGATAGAGGAGAAATTGCTCCAGAGATTATAGATAAAATAAGAGAAGAAATTTTGGAAGTAATCTCTAAGTATATTGATATACAAGTAGATGATGTTGAAATATCAGTAAATAAGAGCGGTGATGAAGAAGGTGAAAATACTTCTGCATTGATAGCAAGCATTCCTATCAAAAATGTAAGGGGAAGATAA
- the rodA gene encoding rod shape-determining protein RodA: MFRQLKLDGRLIKEIDKTILISLILIVLYGIFNIYLCTRGGQYQNSARQQLYWFGLSLIGLYIIIAIDYTIIFNYVPIFYWATVVLLILTMVPGIGIVVNGARGWINLRVAHIQPSEFAKQAIILMLAKKLDDMDGKINDVKNFFTLAFYAIVPVIFILNQPDMGMSMVCFFIVLGIFYTMGFDTRIIGGGLMSLVLAIILVWNSGFIQPYQKMRFTAFLNPEADDASTYHLSQSLIAIGSGGIRGINPSLGESEVTTYAAQNVPEVQTDFIFAAIADQWGFLGAALLLLLYGLLIYKMIAIARTSKDIFGSVICTGIVSYFLFAILQNIGMTIGLLPITGITLPLVSYGGSSLLTTVITVGLVINVGMRRKKIYF, from the coding sequence TTGTTTCGACAGTTAAAATTAGATGGAAGGTTAATCAAGGAAATTGATAAGACTATATTGATTTCTTTAATACTTATAGTTTTATATGGTATATTTAATATATACTTATGTACAAGAGGCGGTCAGTATCAAAATTCTGCCAGGCAGCAGCTGTACTGGTTTGGGCTATCACTTATCGGATTATATATAATTATAGCAATAGATTATACAATAATATTTAATTATGTTCCAATATTTTATTGGGCAACGGTTGTACTTCTAATATTAACTATGGTTCCTGGAATAGGAATTGTTGTAAATGGTGCAAGAGGATGGATTAATCTTAGAGTTGCTCATATACAGCCATCAGAGTTTGCAAAACAAGCTATTATACTCATGTTAGCTAAAAAGTTAGATGACATGGATGGAAAGATAAATGATGTTAAGAACTTTTTCACACTAGCATTCTATGCTATAGTACCAGTAATATTTATTTTAAATCAGCCAGATATGGGAATGAGCATGGTATGCTTTTTTATAGTTTTAGGAATATTTTATACAATGGGCTTTGATACAAGAATTATTGGTGGAGGATTAATGTCTCTAGTACTTGCAATAATACTGGTTTGGAATTCAGGATTTATACAACCATATCAAAAAATGAGATTTACAGCGTTTCTAAATCCAGAAGCTGATGATGCAAGTACGTATCACTTAAGTCAGTCTTTAATAGCTATAGGTTCAGGAGGGATACGTGGAATTAATCCATCTTTAGGTGAAAGTGAAGTTACAACTTATGCTGCTCAAAATGTTCCAGAAGTTCAAACAGATTTTATATTTGCTGCAATTGCAGATCAATGGGGTTTTCTTGGAGCTGCTTTATTATTATTGCTTTATGGGTTACTCATATATAAGATGATAGCGATAGCACGAACTTCAAAAGATATTTTTGGATCGGTCATATGTACGGGGATAGTTTCATATTTTCTATTTGCTATATTGCAGAATATAGGGATGACAATAGGACTATTACCAATAACAGGTATAACCTTACCACTTGTAAGTTATGGAGGAAGTTCTTTGCTTACAACCGTAATTACAGTTGGATTAGTGATAAATGTAGGGATGAGAAGGAAAAAGATTTACTTTTAA
- the mreC gene encoding rod shape-determining protein MreC encodes MKLLRNKLAVTIIVLSVSFLGLIVYSAKRENRSIIESGAGSTLNPVQSILYSGTNRVKETLDFFLNFSEVKAQNKELTDQNAELENELTSYANLKEENDRLRQVLNFEQERNNYNYIACNIKGYSGGNFLDGYIVDKGKKDNVQKGMIVIGAEGLVGQVTSVDDSTCIIQSLLNENISVGVMVQRTNDVTGYIKGFKDKQNGNLAKVYDLPMDSDVKEGDVITTSGVGMLYPKDIRIGEVIRVEEDSVKVMKNAVVKPYVDFNKLQELFIVSPKDTKEIKYN; translated from the coding sequence ATGAAGCTTCTTAGAAATAAACTGGCAGTAACTATTATAGTGCTGTCAGTTAGCTTTTTAGGATTAATAGTATATTCTGCTAAGAGGGAAAATAGGAGTATTATTGAAAGTGGTGCCGGTAGTACTTTAAATCCTGTTCAAAGTATTTTATATAGTGGAACTAATAGAGTTAAAGAAACCTTAGATTTTTTCTTGAATTTCTCTGAAGTAAAGGCTCAAAATAAAGAGCTGACAGATCAGAATGCAGAGCTTGAAAATGAATTGACTTCTTATGCAAATTTAAAAGAAGAAAATGATAGATTAAGGCAAGTCTTAAATTTTGAGCAAGAAAGAAATAATTACAACTATATAGCATGTAATATTAAAGGCTATAGTGGTGGAAATTTCTTAGACGGATATATTGTTGATAAAGGTAAGAAGGATAATGTTCAAAAGGGTATGATTGTCATAGGAGCTGAGGGGCTGGTAGGACAAGTAACAAGTGTAGACGATAGTACTTGCATAATTCAATCGCTGCTTAATGAAAATATCTCCGTAGGTGTCATGGTTCAAAGAACCAATGATGTTACTGGATATATAAAAGGTTTTAAAGATAAGCAAAATGGAAATTTAGCAAAGGTATATGATTTACCAATGGATTCTGATGTTAAAGAAGGAGATGTTATAACTACGTCTGGAGTTGGTATGCTTTATCCAAAGGACATTAGAATTGGAGAAGTAATCAGAGTGGAAGAAGATAGTGTAAAAGTAATGAAAAATGCAGTAGTAAAACCATATGTAGATTTTAATAAATTACAAGAATTATTTATTGTATCTCCAAAAGATACAAAAGAAATTAAATACAATTAG
- the minC gene encoding septum site-determining protein MinC codes for MYNNDGILIKGNKDGINTTINMEKFSCFDDMLLVLVKKLSKGKHFYKNTTLILRIALEAINKKELETLKETLLTKIELKDIVLENIEKESEMEQVNKKESRVFSGVYEGRSKFIRKTVRGGECINYQGNIVIIGDINSGAEVYATGNVIVLGRIRGKVSAGANGNTKAVIAAFSLQPEILKIANVIAMSPDDSEKPKYPELARIKDGLIIVEPYLPNKYIY; via the coding sequence ATGTATAATAATGATGGTATTTTAATAAAAGGTAATAAAGATGGAATAAATACAACCATTAATATGGAGAAATTTTCTTGTTTTGACGATATGCTTTTAGTATTAGTAAAAAAGCTTTCTAAGGGAAAACACTTTTATAAAAACACAACATTAATTTTGAGAATAGCTTTGGAAGCTATTAACAAAAAGGAATTGGAAACTCTTAAAGAAACTTTGCTAACCAAAATAGAATTGAAGGATATCGTATTAGAAAATATAGAAAAAGAGTCTGAAATGGAACAAGTAAATAAAAAAGAAAGCAGAGTATTTTCAGGTGTATACGAAGGAAGGTCTAAATTTATACGAAAAACCGTTAGAGGTGGAGAGTGTATAAATTATCAAGGAAATATAGTTATAATTGGTGACATAAATAGTGGAGCAGAAGTTTATGCAACAGGCAATGTAATTGTTTTAGGCAGGATAAGAGGTAAAGTAAGTGCAGGAGCTAATGGAAATACAAAAGCAGTAATTGCTGCATTTTCATTGCAGCCAGAGATATTAAAAATTGCAAATGTTATAGCAATGTCTCCAGATGATTCTGAAAAACCAAAATATCCGGAATTGGCAAGGATTAAGGATGGGTTAATAATAGTTGAACCGTATTTACCAAATAAATATATATATTAG
- the mreD gene encoding rod shape-determining protein MreD: protein MEKLIIILVSIGLVILDNSLVPFFSINGAYPSLLFTFAIAYSLVLGKEKAVFIGVVSGVLQDIFFFNGFGVNSLLNLLLCFFASLIGASIIKHKRLIPVISIFFITILKYIGVAFIFYLLGIKIQLPRSVFMGIYNGVVMFFVYKLVIKFYDDEYSKQRWRFK from the coding sequence ATGGAAAAATTAATTATAATTTTAGTTTCTATAGGGTTAGTTATATTAGATAATTCATTAGTACCATTTTTTTCGATAAATGGTGCTTATCCAAGTTTATTATTTACATTTGCTATTGCTTATTCATTGGTTCTAGGAAAAGAAAAGGCTGTATTCATAGGAGTTGTAAGTGGAGTGCTTCAAGATATTTTCTTTTTTAATGGATTTGGAGTAAATTCTTTATTAAATTTATTGTTATGTTTTTTTGCAAGTCTAATAGGAGCATCTATAATAAAACATAAGAGATTAATACCTGTGATTTCAATCTTTTTTATTACAATTTTAAAATATATTGGAGTAGCCTTTATATTTTATTTATTAGGTATAAAAATACAGCTTCCAAGAAGTGTTTTTATGGGTATATATAATGGAGTAGTAATGTTTTTTGTATATAAGTTAGTGATAAAATTTTATGATGACGAGTATTCAAAGCAAAGATGGAGGTTTAAATGA
- a CDS encoding M50 family metallopeptidase, which translates to MKKWYIVLILELSILMWLGDFKSYIILSFLWVILHEFAHIVVANKFGCKFNNINISILGAKADLNDIDELNERKKLVLYLAGPFFNLFMAVIAGFFYEYFKYEFIRNSMIINLSLGAFNLLPAYPLDGARVTEILLSRKFLYKKAKKITETFSFIISGIMFVIFSIIILLHKVNISLFLAVILITYATFVEREKTMYIIMGDMFKKIRRLKKYNYIENKSISVHYKKGLVNVLTLVDKNKFNTFYVLNDDMELMGIIHEDELIRALKDHGNITLEEYMKIRKDGTKDN; encoded by the coding sequence ATGAAAAAATGGTATATAGTATTGATTTTAGAATTATCAATATTAATGTGGCTTGGAGATTTTAAGAGTTATATTATTCTTAGTTTTCTATGGGTAATATTGCATGAATTTGCACACATAGTAGTTGCAAATAAATTTGGATGTAAATTTAATAATATTAATATTAGTATATTAGGTGCCAAAGCTGATTTGAATGATATTGATGAGTTAAATGAACGAAAAAAATTAGTATTATATTTAGCGGGGCCCTTTTTTAATCTTTTTATGGCTGTTATTGCAGGCTTTTTTTATGAGTATTTTAAATATGAATTTATTAGAAATAGCATGATTATAAATCTATCTTTAGGTGCATTTAATTTATTACCGGCATATCCTTTAGACGGTGCAAGAGTGACTGAAATATTATTATCAAGAAAATTTTTATATAAAAAAGCAAAAAAAATTACTGAAACATTTAGTTTTATTATTTCAGGAATAATGTTTGTAATATTTAGTATAATAATTTTATTACATAAAGTAAACATAAGTTTATTTCTTGCAGTTATATTAATCACATATGCAACATTTGTTGAGAGAGAAAAAACTATGTATATAATAATGGGGGATATGTTTAAGAAGATAAGAAGATTAAAAAAATATAACTATATAGAAAATAAATCTATTTCTGTCCATTATAAAAAGGGTTTAGTTAATGTATTAACTCTAGTTGATAAAAATAAGTTCAATACATTTTATGTTCTAAATGATGATATGGAGTTAATGGGAATAATACATGAGGATGAACTTATAAGGGCATTAAAAGATCATGGAAATATAACCCTTGAAGAATATATGAAAATAAGAAAAGATGGTACTAAAGATAATTAG
- the sfsA gene encoding DNA/RNA nuclease SfsA, with translation MKYNNILEGKFISRPNRFIAHIEVNNKIEICHVKNTGRCKELLTPSAKVFVQESNNPKRKTKFSLIGVIKENKMINMDSQVPNKVALEWLSKGNLFEEITLIRPETKYKNSRFDFYVETKNKKAFIEVKGVTLEEDGVVRFPDAPTERGVKHVNELCECIQDGYDAYIIFVIQMKDVLYFEPNVKMHKEFAEALKKAKECGVNILAVDCEVTEDSINISDYVKVVL, from the coding sequence ATGAAATATAATAATATATTAGAAGGTAAATTTATATCAAGGCCCAATAGATTTATAGCACATATAGAAGTTAATAATAAGATAGAAATTTGTCATGTTAAAAATACAGGAAGATGTAAAGAATTATTAACTCCGAGTGCTAAAGTATTTGTTCAGGAAAGTAATAATCCTAAAAGAAAGACTAAATTTTCTCTTATAGGAGTTATAAAAGAAAATAAAATGATCAATATGGATTCGCAAGTACCTAATAAGGTCGCTTTGGAATGGCTTTCAAAAGGAAACTTATTTGAAGAAATTACTCTAATAAGGCCAGAAACTAAATATAAAAATTCGAGATTTGATTTTTATGTTGAAACAAAGAATAAAAAAGCATTCATAGAAGTAAAAGGTGTAACCTTGGAGGAAGATGGGGTTGTGAGATTTCCAGATGCACCTACTGAAAGAGGTGTTAAACATGTTAATGAACTTTGTGAATGTATACAAGATGGATATGATGCTTATATAATATTTGTAATACAAATGAAGGACGTTTTATATTTTGAACCAAATGTGAAAATGCATAAAGAATTTGCTGAAGCATTAAAAAAAGCGAAAGAATGTGGTGTTAATATATTAGCAGTTGATTGTGAAGTTACAGAAGATAGTATTAATATAAGCGATTATGTTAAGGTTGTATTATAA
- a CDS encoding rod shape-determining protein has product MGFFGSGKDMGIDLGTANTLVFVKGKGIVLREPSVVAMNNMTKKTLAVGSEAKLMIGRTPGNIVAIRPLKDGVIADFDTAQTMMKSLIEKVSTKNAFKNPRIIVCYPSGVTEVEKRAIEEATKLSGARDVILMEEPMAAAIGAGLPVSEPTGSMIVDIGGGTTEVAIISLGGIVTSKSLRIAGDELDQSIISYIKKEFNLMVGERTAEQVKMEIGSAYRTSDEEMVMEIKGRDMITGLPKIVEISETQVREALKEPVYAIIESIKTTLEKTPPELAADIMEKGIMLAGGGAYLRGLDTLINKETNMPVHIAEAPLDCVVLGAGKALEDFDKISRDQRG; this is encoded by the coding sequence ATGGGATTTTTTGGATCAGGAAAAGATATGGGGATAGATTTAGGTACAGCAAACACCCTAGTATTTGTAAAAGGTAAAGGAATAGTTTTGAGAGAACCATCTGTTGTTGCAATGAATAACATGACAAAAAAGACATTAGCAGTTGGATCAGAAGCGAAGCTTATGATAGGTAGAACCCCTGGAAATATTGTAGCTATAAGACCATTGAAAGATGGTGTAATAGCAGATTTTGATACAGCTCAAACAATGATGAAGAGTTTAATAGAGAAAGTATCAACTAAGAATGCTTTTAAAAATCCAAGAATAATAGTATGTTATCCATCTGGAGTCACTGAAGTTGAGAAGAGAGCTATTGAAGAAGCAACAAAACTTTCAGGAGCTAGAGATGTTATTTTAATGGAAGAGCCTATGGCAGCAGCAATAGGAGCAGGACTTCCAGTAAGTGAACCTACAGGAAGTATGATAGTTGACATTGGTGGAGGTACTACAGAAGTTGCAATTATTTCTTTAGGTGGTATCGTAACTAGTAAATCACTTAGAATAGCTGGTGATGAATTAGATCAGTCAATAATATCATATATCAAAAAAGAGTTTAACCTAATGGTTGGGGAAAGAACTGCTGAACAAGTTAAGATGGAGATTGGGTCAGCGTATAGAACTTCAGATGAAGAAATGGTTATGGAGATTAAGGGAAGAGACATGATTACAGGTCTTCCTAAGATTGTTGAAATTTCGGAAACTCAAGTTAGAGAAGCATTAAAAGAACCTGTATATGCGATTATAGAATCAATTAAAACTACATTAGAAAAAACACCTCCAGAACTTGCTGCAGATATTATGGAAAAAGGAATAATGCTTGCAGGTGGTGGAGCTTATCTAAGAGGATTAGACACATTAATAAACAAAGAAACGAACATGCCTGTACATATTGCAGAGGCACCTCTTGATTGCGTAGTACTTGGAGCAGGGAAGGCACTAGAAGATTTTGATAAAATTAGTAGAGATCAAAGAGGTTAG
- a CDS encoding penicillin-binding transpeptidase domain-containing protein, protein MIVNKPTNKKKKRTSRYTVLTIIMASIFSIIIFRLIYLQVFNYEEYKDKADVTSTRFIADTAPRGKIYDDKGNTLATNIQTYTLTYTKTDDVEKQFYTTMKELFKILDENGEKIQDTLSLKIDDNNNIYFDYKTSDKESQNAEELRFKKDRGLNDILKNKDKDLKDVEELSDEQSAELDKKLLQLTPEDSFYALVREYGLIGLVDPDYASSKDKKKIYDNMTDKELTDEIIKQGYSLNDIRKFMVIKDLIKMQSFKGYKSVTIAGNIKKDTALIVMQKNYDLPGINVSSAPIRSYPYNNLASSVLGYVSSINDTQKSTYELKGYDVSSDLVGKSGIESAFEDQLKGVKGGTTVKVNSQGSVTQKLFELQSYPGDDVHLTIDRDIQYAAEQALADKIADMQANGRDDKGNRLANATRGALVAVEVKTGRVLALTSYPNFNPNLFTVPGQLTPEQYQDYFNPDLEKFGQEFIKRMGLNKTVDDLFPVRNGARTDPYDLYPKPTYNYATQALIPPGSTFKPLTAVAGLESGVITPDTMIDDTGVFNIHPEIFGKAFKPGGLDAPQGNINLTKAIEESINFYFYETATRMYIQAGGKANNVEALNSLAKYAWQFGMGVDPNGNSKKSTGIEIGDSFGETYNFTDNKKLVLSMSTDNIIAFLSSGQYNGVSFIPIDIKDSDNDSDVLKAAKQAIKSKVKDAIDKDSDNPQAVGHDAFAKDIKKDVLDFMNNSDEYKASISGRNVNIDSQAGIIAEELAQFATNDTPGQVRSPGSLVSASIGQGMNNFTPLQLVSYISTLANGGTRYKIHLVDKVTDGDGNVVQEFKPEVLNTVQMSKTTQQAIKNGMTAVNNEEGGTGSATFAGYPIKTAGKTGTADFADDQLEKGREPFATYVSFAPADDPQIAVAAVVFDGGHGSNIASVVKAVYDSYFRDQLQNDTQYTSSSDTWKKYVLGNPYNQNADASQTAANNTSNNSNNGNTAATQDKVVVKKD, encoded by the coding sequence ATGATAGTAAATAAACCAACAAATAAAAAGAAAAAAAGAACTTCAAGATATACTGTTTTAACTATTATTATGGCATCTATATTTTCAATAATTATTTTTAGGCTGATATATCTTCAGGTGTTTAATTATGAAGAATATAAAGATAAAGCTGATGTAACATCAACAAGATTTATAGCAGATACAGCTCCAAGAGGAAAAATATATGATGACAAAGGTAACACTTTAGCCACTAATATACAAACATATACTCTTACATATACAAAGACAGATGATGTAGAAAAGCAGTTTTATACAACAATGAAAGAGCTTTTCAAGATATTAGACGAAAATGGAGAGAAGATTCAAGATACATTATCATTAAAGATTGATGATAATAATAATATATATTTTGATTATAAAACGAGTGATAAAGAATCACAAAATGCGGAAGAATTGAGATTTAAAAAAGATAGAGGTCTAAATGATATATTAAAAAATAAGGATAAAGATCTAAAAGATGTTGAAGAATTATCTGATGAACAAAGTGCCGAGCTAGATAAAAAGCTTTTACAGCTCACACCAGAAGATTCCTTTTATGCTTTAGTAAGAGAGTATGGATTAATTGGACTTGTCGATCCAGATTATGCATCATCAAAGGATAAGAAAAAGATATATGATAATATGACCGATAAGGAATTGACTGATGAGATTATAAAACAGGGATATTCTTTAAATGACATTAGAAAATTTATGGTTATAAAAGATTTAATAAAGATGCAAAGTTTTAAAGGATATAAATCAGTAACCATTGCAGGAAATATCAAAAAAGACACAGCATTAATAGTCATGCAGAAGAATTATGATTTACCTGGAATAAATGTAAGTTCGGCGCCAATAAGATCATATCCATATAATAATTTGGCATCTTCGGTTTTAGGCTATGTGTCTTCAATTAATGATACACAAAAATCAACCTATGAACTTAAGGGGTATGATGTTTCATCAGATTTAGTTGGAAAATCTGGAATAGAATCTGCTTTTGAGGATCAATTAAAAGGTGTTAAAGGTGGGACTACAGTTAAAGTTAACTCCCAAGGTTCTGTTACTCAAAAGTTATTTGAACTTCAATCATATCCAGGAGATGATGTACATCTTACGATAGACAGAGATATTCAATATGCAGCTGAGCAAGCTTTAGCTGATAAAATTGCTGATATGCAGGCTAATGGCAGGGATGATAAAGGAAATAGACTTGCAAATGCAACTAGAGGAGCATTGGTTGCAGTCGAAGTTAAAACAGGAAGGGTATTAGCTTTGACAAGTTATCCTAATTTTAATCCTAATTTATTCACAGTTCCTGGACAATTAACACCTGAACAGTATCAGGACTATTTTAATCCTGATCTGGAAAAGTTTGGGCAGGAATTTATTAAAAGAATGGGACTTAATAAAACTGTTGATGATTTATTTCCAGTAAGAAATGGAGCTAGAACAGATCCGTATGATTTATATCCAAAACCAACGTATAATTATGCGACTCAGGCATTAATTCCACCTGGTTCAACATTTAAGCCTCTTACAGCGGTAGCAGGTTTGGAATCTGGAGTAATAACTCCTGATACAATGATAGATGATACAGGTGTATTTAATATTCATCCAGAGATTTTTGGTAAGGCTTTTAAACCAGGAGGATTAGACGCTCCCCAGGGAAATATAAATTTAACAAAAGCTATAGAAGAATCTATTAACTTTTATTTTTATGAAACTGCGACTAGAATGTATATACAGGCAGGAGGTAAGGCTAATAATGTTGAAGCACTAAATTCCCTTGCTAAATATGCTTGGCAGTTTGGAATGGGAGTTGATCCAAATGGTAATTCAAAGAAATCAACAGGAATAGAAATAGGAGACAGCTTCGGTGAGACTTATAATTTTACTGACAATAAAAAGTTAGTTTTATCAATGTCTACAGATAATATAATTGCTTTTTTAAGTAGCGGTCAATATAATGGAGTATCCTTTATTCCAATTGATATAAAGGATTCTGATAATGATAGTGATGTACTTAAAGCAGCTAAGCAGGCAATTAAAAGTAAAGTTAAAGATGCTATAGATAAGGATTCTGATAATCCGCAAGCAGTAGGCCACGATGCCTTCGCAAAGGATATTAAAAAAGATGTCCTAGATTTTATGAATAATTCAGATGAATATAAAGCAAGTATATCTGGAAGAAATGTAAATATTGATTCTCAGGCTGGAATAATTGCAGAAGAATTAGCTCAGTTTGCAACTAATGATACACCAGGACAAGTAAGATCACCAGGTTCGCTTGTTTCAGCATCAATAGGTCAGGGGATGAATAACTTTACTCCATTGCAACTAGTATCATACATATCAACTCTTGCAAATGGAGGAACAAGATATAAGATTCATTTAGTAGATAAAGTTACAGATGGTGATGGAAATGTGGTTCAAGAGTTTAAACCGGAAGTTTTAAATACAGTTCAAATGTCAAAAACTACCCAACAAGCTATCAAAAACGGTATGACAGCTGTTAATAATGAAGAAGGCGGTACAGGTAGTGCTACATTTGCTGGATATCCAATTAAAACAGCTGGTAAAACTGGTACAGCCGATTTTGCTGATGATCAATTAGAAAAGGGTAGAGAACCTTTTGCAACTTATGTAAGTTTTGCTCCAGCAGACGATCCACAGATAGCTGTGGCAGCAGTCGTATTTGATGGAGGTCATGGTAGTAATATTGCATCAGTAGTAAAAGCAGTTTATGATTCTTATTTTAGGGATCAATTGCAAAATGATACACAGTATACTTCATCATCGGATACGTGGAAAAAATATGTTTTAGGCAATCCGTATAATCAAAATGCGGATGCTTCACAAACAGCAGCAAATAATACTAGCAATAATAGTAACAATGGTAACACTGCTGCAACTCAAGATAAAGTTGTAGTTAAAAAGGATTAA